One Myxococcales bacterium genomic window carries:
- a CDS encoding cyclase family protein, giving the protein MRPVLDAKTVREWGERYSNWGRWGDDDERGTLNFITPGRILNACSIPRTGRVTSCALPFDEHGPQTGVGGRYNPIHVMLADGGDALTGAQDHFPGGFRYADDAISMPLQCGTQWDALSHIYYDGLMYNGRDIRLVTSRGAEANSIDRLKADVVGRGVLLDLPLVRGCRWLDDGTAIMPEDLDACAEELGVTIESGDILLVRTGMMTRCLEQKSWHGYCAGPAPGLSLYCARWLYEREIAAVATDTWGVEVRPNETADCFQPLHMVCIRNTGITFGEIFQLDDLAEACARDGNYSFLFTAAPLPITGAVGSPINPLAIK; this is encoded by the coding sequence ATGAGGCCTGTGCTCGACGCGAAAACGGTGCGCGAATGGGGTGAGCGCTATTCGAACTGGGGGCGCTGGGGAGACGACGACGAACGGGGCACGCTCAATTTCATTACTCCGGGTCGGATCTTGAACGCGTGCTCGATCCCCCGCACGGGACGTGTCACGTCGTGCGCTCTGCCGTTCGATGAGCACGGCCCCCAGACCGGTGTCGGCGGACGATACAACCCGATCCACGTCATGTTGGCGGATGGCGGCGACGCTCTAACGGGCGCACAAGATCATTTCCCCGGCGGCTTTCGCTACGCCGACGACGCCATTTCAATGCCCCTCCAGTGCGGCACCCAATGGGATGCCCTGTCCCACATCTACTACGACGGGTTGATGTACAACGGTCGAGATATTCGCCTGGTGACGAGTCGAGGGGCAGAAGCCAATTCGATCGATCGACTCAAAGCGGATGTGGTCGGACGTGGCGTGCTACTCGATCTGCCTCTCGTTCGCGGCTGCCGTTGGCTCGACGACGGTACCGCCATCATGCCCGAAGATCTCGACGCCTGCGCGGAAGAGCTAGGCGTGACGATCGAGTCCGGCGACATCTTGCTCGTGCGAACCGGCATGATGACCCGTTGCCTCGAACAGAAGTCCTGGCATGGCTACTGCGCGGGCCCGGCGCCGGGCCTTTCGCTCTATTGCGCACGTTGGCTCTATGAACGCGAGATTGCCGCGGTCGCGACCGATACCTGGGGTGTCGAAGTCAGACCCAACGAAACGGCCGATTGCTTTCAACCGCTCCACATGGTGTGCATTCGAAATACCGGGATAACCTTTGGCGAGATCTTCCAGCTGGACGATCTCGCGGAGGCCTGCGCCAGGGACGGCAACTATTCGTTCCTGTTTACGGCCGCGCCGCTGCCGATCACGGGGGCCGTGGGATCTCCGATCAATCCTCTGGCCATCAAGTAA